The Anastrepha ludens isolate Willacy chromosome 2, idAnaLude1.1, whole genome shotgun sequence genome contains a region encoding:
- the LOC128862514 gene encoding E3 ubiquitin-protein ligase TRIM33 isoform X1: protein MEFEELEGIAKTDFVPLMPLIKQEQMDTAMPETAAPEQLAGIGNAATATTSSFSASSFGNPCDSAEKRSESTSSASTKFALLKCVWCNQLLGINDRPKLLECLHVSCSQCVNTKFSELDRTMPPLIHCPVCNMASQNEFIIDNQFLIEQCTAAGDNSLTEGGSTDASKTTVTANITCSSCSDNAIATSWCVDCSEYICDSCVQAHQRLKITKDHTIKPKEEANNEQLPGAAGVDKLHMCHLHPQEKLSLFCETCDKLTCRDCQLSDHRDHKYKFAHEIATETRQALKTLVSEINYKRFLLSSATKVIDDRQKQIADRKKDLIKEITAMVVKITNTVNMRGKQLAMRLNEVCDTKMKVLIEKKDALQLLSDNTDHCIEFMENAMEKGSDYAILSSKKSLVRHLQKLKCQRADIPNPEIPVRIQVQLNQVSELQKVISQLGTVIVDGKPYPPTPSPNGPPRQQPSPNMAPPLRPGLPPGMPAGMSPTGPPSGYGPQNGPPIYNNSSSAQQQFNNMQMNRNYAAEGAGKVRFGAMPPVGMQRQGQPHVSSSTHPQNMDMSLRGLLNNQAAQSPNQAHISFNGPPNYPGGPQGAASPHQQMGTQMRPHFMGGPPGQQHQNYPQNAPGGPNNPNFINNTARFQNYQRMSSHAQQQAAVAAMSSGGGPGGPCGSQIPSPNAMQRPQIIPNPMQNNLGFHGSQPGFSPGPPQTSPQMNSSLSSMHSMAKWHIPQSAQQTNACPQQGPLMQFANGRQTENFKISLKSPNTLKNTTPPNGSSSAHSMQGNSAASLHAASLGLGPAVSILPNVTSTNPKTPSPSTNENAKDFTEPIDKVRDDSINDLMATIAKLDSNGVQVLPEGRTKTTSPQVHSSTDLSNTQEVNNKNDQKDDPNEDWCAVCLDGGELMCCDKCPKVFHQNCHIPAISSLPDESESWQCLLCVNLKELANNADNIQKVPGELSRLELQVMQRICLELYCQYEQSLHFREPEPPTNTAYYEIICNPMSLDVIRTRLDPSSPNHYKDIAGFVSDVRLIFKNTYLFYQEDSKTFTNAKYLENFFEEQLTKWLPNFANKSNSIANTNINNLTNTSNNSASTSTAASPGLMNLATGALGSPGSIASMENGRKSCSAALSGDDDSCNPPKRSRKLTE from the exons TCGGAATCCACATCATCAGCTTCCACTAAATTCGCTCTTCTTAAATGCGTGTGGTGCAACCAACTGCTGGGTATCAATGATCGTCCCAAGCTATTGGAATGTCTACATGTCTCCTGCTCACAATGTGTAAATACGAAGTTTTCTGAATTAGATCGTACTATGCCGCCTCTCATACATTGCCCTGTTTGTAATATGGCCTCACAGAATGAGTTTATCATCGATAATCAATTTCTGATCGAGCAATGCACAGCCGCCGGTGATAACAGTTTGACTGAGGGTGGCTCCACAGATGCATCCAAAACGACCGTTACGGCTAATATAACTTGCAGTAGTTGCTCTGATAATGCCATAGCGACGTCATGGTGTGTAGATTGTTCCGAATATATTTGTGACAGTTGCGTGCAGGCGCATCAACGTCTCAAAATCACCAAGGATCACACAATTAAGCCAAAAGAAGAAGCCAATAATGAACAAttaccaggagctgctggtgtCGATAAATTGCATATGTGTCATCTGCATCCGCAAGAGAAATTGTCGCTATTTTGTGAGACTTGCGATAAGTTGACATGCCGTGATTGTCAACTCAGCGATCATCGTGATCACAAATATAAGTTTGCGCACGAAATTGCCACTGAAACGCGGCAAGCGTTAAAAACGCTCGTCTCAGAAATCAACTATAAGCGCTTCCTACTCTCGTCCGCCACAAAAGTGATTGATGACCGACAAAAACAAATTGCCGATCGTAAAAAGGATCTCATTAAAGAGATCACAGCAATGGTAGTAAAAATCACAAACACAGTAAATATGCGTGGCAAACAATTGGCGATGCGTCTAAATGAGGTGTGCGATACCAAAATGAAAGTGTTAATCGAAAAAAAGGACGCATTGCAGTTGCTCTCCGACAACACTGACCATTGCATTGAATTTATGGAGAATGCCATGGAGAAGGGCAGCGACTATGCAATTCTGTCTAGCAAGAAATCATTGGTACGACATTTGCAGAAGCTGAAATGTCAACGTGCAGACATACCGAATCCAGAAATTCCAGTGCGGATTCAAGTACAGTTGAATCAAGTATCCGAACTGCAGAAAG TTATTTCTCAGCTCGGCACTGTTATTGTGGATGGTAAACCTTATCCCCCAACGCCATCTCCAAATGGCCCGCCACGCCAACAACCAAGTCCCAACATGGCACCACCGCTGCGGCCAGGTCTACCACCTGGCATGCCCGCCGGCATGTCTCCTACTGGTCCACCAAGCGGATATGGACCTCAGAATGGGCCACCGATCTACAACAACAGCTCTTCGGCACAGCAACAATTTAACAACATGCAAATGAACCGCAACTATGCTGCCGAGGGCGCAGGTAAGG TTCGTTTTGGTGCCATGCCACCGGTGGGAATGCAACGCCAAGGTCAGCCACATGTTAGTTCCTCAACACACCCTCAGAATATGG ATATGAGCTTACGTGGCCTATTGAATAATCAAGCAGCGCAGAGTCCTAATCAAGCACATATATCCTTCAATGGGCCACCCAATTATCCGGGAGGTCCGCAAGGCGCCGCTTCTCCACACCAACAAATGGGCACCCAAATGAGGCCGCATTTTATGGGCGGTCCTCCAGGCCAACAACATCAGAATTACCCGCAGAATGCGCCTGGTGGACCGAATAACCCGAACTTTATAAACAATACTGCTCGTTTCCAGAATTATCAACGCATGTCGAGTCACGCGCAACAGCAGGCCGCAGTAGCAGCAATGTCAAGCGGGGGCGGACCTGGTGGCCCGTGCGGCAGTCAAATACCATCGCCAAACGCCATGCAGCGCCCGCAAATTATACCCAATCCTATGCAGAAT aacCTGGGGTTTCATGGGAGCCAGCCTGGCTTCAGTCCCGGTCCCCCACAGACTTCGCCACAAATGAATAGCAGCTTAAGCAGCATGCATAGCATGGCCAAGTGGCACATACCTCAGTCGGCGCAGCAGACAAATG CTTGTCCCCAACAAGGTCCGCTTATGCAATTTGCGAATGGCCGTCAAACGGAAAACTTTAAGATTTCCCTAAAGTCTCCTAATACACTGAAGAATACTACACCTCCAAATGGCAGCTCGTCGGCGCACAGTATGCAAGGCAATAGTGCTGCTAGCTTGCATGCTGCTTCGCTTGGGCTCGGACCAGCTGTCTCCATACTACCCAATGTTACATCAACGAATCCAAAGACACCGAGCCCGAGCACTAACGAG aaCGCAAAAGATTTTACCGAACCGATTGACAAGGTTCGTGACGATTCTATAAACGATCTGATGGCCACCATTGCCAAATTGGACTCCAATGGGGTGCAAGTGTTGCCAGAGGGCCGCACCAAGACAACGTCGCCACAAGTTCACAGCTCAACCGACCTATCCAATACTCAAGAAG ttaataataaaaatgatcaaaaagacGACCCGAACGAAGATTGGTGTGCCGTTTGCCTTGACGGTGGAGAGCTCATGTGCTGCGACAAGTGTCCGAAGGTGTTTCATCAGAATTGTCATATACCTGCCATCAGTTCATTGCCAGACGAGAGCGAAAGTTGGCAGTGCCTATTATGCGTGAATCTCAAAGAGCTGGCTAACAATGCGGATAACATACAGAAGGTGCCCGGCGAGCTGAGCCGGCTAGAATTGCAGGTCATGCAAAGGATTTGTCTCGAGCTGTACTGCCAGTATGAGCAGAGTCTACATTTCCGCGAACCAGAACCACCTACAAATACTGCGTATTATGAGATTATTTGCAA ccCCATGTCTTTGGATGTTATACGTACAAGATTGGATCCTTCCAGCCCAAATCATTACAAGGATATCGCTGGCTTTGTATCGGACGTGCgtctaatatttaaaaatacttatcTCTTCTATCAA GAGGATTCAAAAACATTCACAAATGCTAAGTATTTGGAGAACTTTTTCGAAGAACAATTGACCAAATGGCTGCCAAACTTCGCCAACAAGTCCAACAGTATTGCAAATACTAATATCAACAATCTTACAAATACCAGCAATAATAGTGCTTCCACGTCGACAGCAGCATCCCCAGGTCTCATGAATCTAGCAACTGGTGCTCTAGGCTCGCCGGGTAGCATTGCGTCGATGGAGAATGGCAGGAAGAGTTGCAGCGCAGCATTAAGTGGTGACGATGACTCATGCAATCCGCCGAAAAGATCACGTAAACTAACCGAATAG
- the LOC128862514 gene encoding E3 ubiquitin-protein ligase TRIM33 isoform X2, translating into MEFEELEGIAKTDFVPLMPLIKQEQMDTAMPETAAPEQLAGIGNAATATTSSFSASSFGNPCDSAEKRSESTSSASTKFALLKCVWCNQLLGINDRPKLLECLHVSCSQCVNTKFSELDRTMPPLIHCPVCNMASQNEFIIDNQFLIEQCTAAGDNSLTEGGSTDASKTTVTANITCSSCSDNAIATSWCVDCSEYICDSCVQAHQRLKITKDHTIKPKEEANNEQLPGAAGVDKLHMCHLHPQEKLSLFCETCDKLTCRDCQLSDHRDHKYKFAHEIATETRQALKTLVSEINYKRFLLSSATKVIDDRQKQIADRKKDLIKEITAMVVKITNTVNMRGKQLAMRLNEVCDTKMKVLIEKKDALQLLSDNTDHCIEFMENAMEKGSDYAILSSKKSLVRHLQKLKCQRADIPNPEIPVRIQVQLNQVSELQKVISQLGTVIVDGKPYPPTPSPNGPPRQQPSPNMAPPLRPGLPPGMPAGMSPTGPPSGYGPQNGPPIYNNSSSAQQQFNNMQMNRNYAAEGAVRFGAMPPVGMQRQGQPHVSSSTHPQNMDMSLRGLLNNQAAQSPNQAHISFNGPPNYPGGPQGAASPHQQMGTQMRPHFMGGPPGQQHQNYPQNAPGGPNNPNFINNTARFQNYQRMSSHAQQQAAVAAMSSGGGPGGPCGSQIPSPNAMQRPQIIPNPMQNNLGFHGSQPGFSPGPPQTSPQMNSSLSSMHSMAKWHIPQSAQQTNACPQQGPLMQFANGRQTENFKISLKSPNTLKNTTPPNGSSSAHSMQGNSAASLHAASLGLGPAVSILPNVTSTNPKTPSPSTNENAKDFTEPIDKVRDDSINDLMATIAKLDSNGVQVLPEGRTKTTSPQVHSSTDLSNTQEVNNKNDQKDDPNEDWCAVCLDGGELMCCDKCPKVFHQNCHIPAISSLPDESESWQCLLCVNLKELANNADNIQKVPGELSRLELQVMQRICLELYCQYEQSLHFREPEPPTNTAYYEIICNPMSLDVIRTRLDPSSPNHYKDIAGFVSDVRLIFKNTYLFYQEDSKTFTNAKYLENFFEEQLTKWLPNFANKSNSIANTNINNLTNTSNNSASTSTAASPGLMNLATGALGSPGSIASMENGRKSCSAALSGDDDSCNPPKRSRKLTE; encoded by the exons TCGGAATCCACATCATCAGCTTCCACTAAATTCGCTCTTCTTAAATGCGTGTGGTGCAACCAACTGCTGGGTATCAATGATCGTCCCAAGCTATTGGAATGTCTACATGTCTCCTGCTCACAATGTGTAAATACGAAGTTTTCTGAATTAGATCGTACTATGCCGCCTCTCATACATTGCCCTGTTTGTAATATGGCCTCACAGAATGAGTTTATCATCGATAATCAATTTCTGATCGAGCAATGCACAGCCGCCGGTGATAACAGTTTGACTGAGGGTGGCTCCACAGATGCATCCAAAACGACCGTTACGGCTAATATAACTTGCAGTAGTTGCTCTGATAATGCCATAGCGACGTCATGGTGTGTAGATTGTTCCGAATATATTTGTGACAGTTGCGTGCAGGCGCATCAACGTCTCAAAATCACCAAGGATCACACAATTAAGCCAAAAGAAGAAGCCAATAATGAACAAttaccaggagctgctggtgtCGATAAATTGCATATGTGTCATCTGCATCCGCAAGAGAAATTGTCGCTATTTTGTGAGACTTGCGATAAGTTGACATGCCGTGATTGTCAACTCAGCGATCATCGTGATCACAAATATAAGTTTGCGCACGAAATTGCCACTGAAACGCGGCAAGCGTTAAAAACGCTCGTCTCAGAAATCAACTATAAGCGCTTCCTACTCTCGTCCGCCACAAAAGTGATTGATGACCGACAAAAACAAATTGCCGATCGTAAAAAGGATCTCATTAAAGAGATCACAGCAATGGTAGTAAAAATCACAAACACAGTAAATATGCGTGGCAAACAATTGGCGATGCGTCTAAATGAGGTGTGCGATACCAAAATGAAAGTGTTAATCGAAAAAAAGGACGCATTGCAGTTGCTCTCCGACAACACTGACCATTGCATTGAATTTATGGAGAATGCCATGGAGAAGGGCAGCGACTATGCAATTCTGTCTAGCAAGAAATCATTGGTACGACATTTGCAGAAGCTGAAATGTCAACGTGCAGACATACCGAATCCAGAAATTCCAGTGCGGATTCAAGTACAGTTGAATCAAGTATCCGAACTGCAGAAAG TTATTTCTCAGCTCGGCACTGTTATTGTGGATGGTAAACCTTATCCCCCAACGCCATCTCCAAATGGCCCGCCACGCCAACAACCAAGTCCCAACATGGCACCACCGCTGCGGCCAGGTCTACCACCTGGCATGCCCGCCGGCATGTCTCCTACTGGTCCACCAAGCGGATATGGACCTCAGAATGGGCCACCGATCTACAACAACAGCTCTTCGGCACAGCAACAATTTAACAACATGCAAATGAACCGCAACTATGCTGCCGAGGGCGCAG TTCGTTTTGGTGCCATGCCACCGGTGGGAATGCAACGCCAAGGTCAGCCACATGTTAGTTCCTCAACACACCCTCAGAATATGG ATATGAGCTTACGTGGCCTATTGAATAATCAAGCAGCGCAGAGTCCTAATCAAGCACATATATCCTTCAATGGGCCACCCAATTATCCGGGAGGTCCGCAAGGCGCCGCTTCTCCACACCAACAAATGGGCACCCAAATGAGGCCGCATTTTATGGGCGGTCCTCCAGGCCAACAACATCAGAATTACCCGCAGAATGCGCCTGGTGGACCGAATAACCCGAACTTTATAAACAATACTGCTCGTTTCCAGAATTATCAACGCATGTCGAGTCACGCGCAACAGCAGGCCGCAGTAGCAGCAATGTCAAGCGGGGGCGGACCTGGTGGCCCGTGCGGCAGTCAAATACCATCGCCAAACGCCATGCAGCGCCCGCAAATTATACCCAATCCTATGCAGAAT aacCTGGGGTTTCATGGGAGCCAGCCTGGCTTCAGTCCCGGTCCCCCACAGACTTCGCCACAAATGAATAGCAGCTTAAGCAGCATGCATAGCATGGCCAAGTGGCACATACCTCAGTCGGCGCAGCAGACAAATG CTTGTCCCCAACAAGGTCCGCTTATGCAATTTGCGAATGGCCGTCAAACGGAAAACTTTAAGATTTCCCTAAAGTCTCCTAATACACTGAAGAATACTACACCTCCAAATGGCAGCTCGTCGGCGCACAGTATGCAAGGCAATAGTGCTGCTAGCTTGCATGCTGCTTCGCTTGGGCTCGGACCAGCTGTCTCCATACTACCCAATGTTACATCAACGAATCCAAAGACACCGAGCCCGAGCACTAACGAG aaCGCAAAAGATTTTACCGAACCGATTGACAAGGTTCGTGACGATTCTATAAACGATCTGATGGCCACCATTGCCAAATTGGACTCCAATGGGGTGCAAGTGTTGCCAGAGGGCCGCACCAAGACAACGTCGCCACAAGTTCACAGCTCAACCGACCTATCCAATACTCAAGAAG ttaataataaaaatgatcaaaaagacGACCCGAACGAAGATTGGTGTGCCGTTTGCCTTGACGGTGGAGAGCTCATGTGCTGCGACAAGTGTCCGAAGGTGTTTCATCAGAATTGTCATATACCTGCCATCAGTTCATTGCCAGACGAGAGCGAAAGTTGGCAGTGCCTATTATGCGTGAATCTCAAAGAGCTGGCTAACAATGCGGATAACATACAGAAGGTGCCCGGCGAGCTGAGCCGGCTAGAATTGCAGGTCATGCAAAGGATTTGTCTCGAGCTGTACTGCCAGTATGAGCAGAGTCTACATTTCCGCGAACCAGAACCACCTACAAATACTGCGTATTATGAGATTATTTGCAA ccCCATGTCTTTGGATGTTATACGTACAAGATTGGATCCTTCCAGCCCAAATCATTACAAGGATATCGCTGGCTTTGTATCGGACGTGCgtctaatatttaaaaatacttatcTCTTCTATCAA GAGGATTCAAAAACATTCACAAATGCTAAGTATTTGGAGAACTTTTTCGAAGAACAATTGACCAAATGGCTGCCAAACTTCGCCAACAAGTCCAACAGTATTGCAAATACTAATATCAACAATCTTACAAATACCAGCAATAATAGTGCTTCCACGTCGACAGCAGCATCCCCAGGTCTCATGAATCTAGCAACTGGTGCTCTAGGCTCGCCGGGTAGCATTGCGTCGATGGAGAATGGCAGGAAGAGTTGCAGCGCAGCATTAAGTGGTGACGATGACTCATGCAATCCGCCGAAAAGATCACGTAAACTAACCGAATAG
- the LOC128862514 gene encoding E3 ubiquitin-protein ligase TRIM33 isoform X3 gives MEFEELEGIAKTDFVPLMPLIKQEQMDTAMPETAAPEQLAGIGNAATATTSSFSASSFGNPCDSAEKRSESTSSASTKFALLKCVWCNQLLGINDRPKLLECLHVSCSQCVNTKFSELDRTMPPLIHCPVCNMASQNEFIIDNQFLIEQCTAAGDNSLTEGGSTDASKTTVTANITCSSCSDNAIATSWCVDCSEYICDSCVQAHQRLKITKDHTIKPKEEANNEQLPGAAGVDKLHMCHLHPQEKLSLFCETCDKLTCRDCQLSDHRDHKYKFAHEIATETRQALKTLVSEINYKRFLLSSATKVIDDRQKQIADRKKDLIKEITAMVVKITNTVNMRGKQLAMRLNEVCDTKMKVLIEKKDALQLLSDNTDHCIEFMENAMEKGSDYAILSSKKSLVRHLQKLKCQRADIPNPEIPVRIQVQLNQVSELQKVISQLGTVIVDGKPYPPTPSPNGPPRQQPSPNMAPPLRPGLPPGMPAGMSPTGPPSGYGPQNGPPIYNNSSSAQQQFNNMQMNRNYAAEGAGKVRFGAMPPVGMQRQGQPHVSSSTHPQNMDMSLRGLLNNQAAQSPNQAHISFNGPPNYPGGPQGAASPHQQMGTQMRPHFMGGPPGQQHQNYPQNAPGGPNNPNFINNTARFQNYQRMSSHAQQQAAVAAMSSGGGPGGPCGSQIPSPNAMQRPQIIPNPMQNNLGFHGSQPGFSPGPPQTSPQMNSSLSSMHSMAKWHIPQSAQQTNACPQQGPLMQFANGRQTENFKISLKSPNTLKNTTPPNGSSSAHSMQGNSAASLHAASLGLGPAVSILPNVTSTNPKTPSPSTNENAKDFTEPIDKVRDDSINDLMATIAKLDSNGVQVLPEGRTKTTSPQVHSSTDLSNTQEDDPNEDWCAVCLDGGELMCCDKCPKVFHQNCHIPAISSLPDESESWQCLLCVNLKELANNADNIQKVPGELSRLELQVMQRICLELYCQYEQSLHFREPEPPTNTAYYEIICNPMSLDVIRTRLDPSSPNHYKDIAGFVSDVRLIFKNTYLFYQEDSKTFTNAKYLENFFEEQLTKWLPNFANKSNSIANTNINNLTNTSNNSASTSTAASPGLMNLATGALGSPGSIASMENGRKSCSAALSGDDDSCNPPKRSRKLTE, from the exons TCGGAATCCACATCATCAGCTTCCACTAAATTCGCTCTTCTTAAATGCGTGTGGTGCAACCAACTGCTGGGTATCAATGATCGTCCCAAGCTATTGGAATGTCTACATGTCTCCTGCTCACAATGTGTAAATACGAAGTTTTCTGAATTAGATCGTACTATGCCGCCTCTCATACATTGCCCTGTTTGTAATATGGCCTCACAGAATGAGTTTATCATCGATAATCAATTTCTGATCGAGCAATGCACAGCCGCCGGTGATAACAGTTTGACTGAGGGTGGCTCCACAGATGCATCCAAAACGACCGTTACGGCTAATATAACTTGCAGTAGTTGCTCTGATAATGCCATAGCGACGTCATGGTGTGTAGATTGTTCCGAATATATTTGTGACAGTTGCGTGCAGGCGCATCAACGTCTCAAAATCACCAAGGATCACACAATTAAGCCAAAAGAAGAAGCCAATAATGAACAAttaccaggagctgctggtgtCGATAAATTGCATATGTGTCATCTGCATCCGCAAGAGAAATTGTCGCTATTTTGTGAGACTTGCGATAAGTTGACATGCCGTGATTGTCAACTCAGCGATCATCGTGATCACAAATATAAGTTTGCGCACGAAATTGCCACTGAAACGCGGCAAGCGTTAAAAACGCTCGTCTCAGAAATCAACTATAAGCGCTTCCTACTCTCGTCCGCCACAAAAGTGATTGATGACCGACAAAAACAAATTGCCGATCGTAAAAAGGATCTCATTAAAGAGATCACAGCAATGGTAGTAAAAATCACAAACACAGTAAATATGCGTGGCAAACAATTGGCGATGCGTCTAAATGAGGTGTGCGATACCAAAATGAAAGTGTTAATCGAAAAAAAGGACGCATTGCAGTTGCTCTCCGACAACACTGACCATTGCATTGAATTTATGGAGAATGCCATGGAGAAGGGCAGCGACTATGCAATTCTGTCTAGCAAGAAATCATTGGTACGACATTTGCAGAAGCTGAAATGTCAACGTGCAGACATACCGAATCCAGAAATTCCAGTGCGGATTCAAGTACAGTTGAATCAAGTATCCGAACTGCAGAAAG TTATTTCTCAGCTCGGCACTGTTATTGTGGATGGTAAACCTTATCCCCCAACGCCATCTCCAAATGGCCCGCCACGCCAACAACCAAGTCCCAACATGGCACCACCGCTGCGGCCAGGTCTACCACCTGGCATGCCCGCCGGCATGTCTCCTACTGGTCCACCAAGCGGATATGGACCTCAGAATGGGCCACCGATCTACAACAACAGCTCTTCGGCACAGCAACAATTTAACAACATGCAAATGAACCGCAACTATGCTGCCGAGGGCGCAGGTAAGG TTCGTTTTGGTGCCATGCCACCGGTGGGAATGCAACGCCAAGGTCAGCCACATGTTAGTTCCTCAACACACCCTCAGAATATGG ATATGAGCTTACGTGGCCTATTGAATAATCAAGCAGCGCAGAGTCCTAATCAAGCACATATATCCTTCAATGGGCCACCCAATTATCCGGGAGGTCCGCAAGGCGCCGCTTCTCCACACCAACAAATGGGCACCCAAATGAGGCCGCATTTTATGGGCGGTCCTCCAGGCCAACAACATCAGAATTACCCGCAGAATGCGCCTGGTGGACCGAATAACCCGAACTTTATAAACAATACTGCTCGTTTCCAGAATTATCAACGCATGTCGAGTCACGCGCAACAGCAGGCCGCAGTAGCAGCAATGTCAAGCGGGGGCGGACCTGGTGGCCCGTGCGGCAGTCAAATACCATCGCCAAACGCCATGCAGCGCCCGCAAATTATACCCAATCCTATGCAGAAT aacCTGGGGTTTCATGGGAGCCAGCCTGGCTTCAGTCCCGGTCCCCCACAGACTTCGCCACAAATGAATAGCAGCTTAAGCAGCATGCATAGCATGGCCAAGTGGCACATACCTCAGTCGGCGCAGCAGACAAATG CTTGTCCCCAACAAGGTCCGCTTATGCAATTTGCGAATGGCCGTCAAACGGAAAACTTTAAGATTTCCCTAAAGTCTCCTAATACACTGAAGAATACTACACCTCCAAATGGCAGCTCGTCGGCGCACAGTATGCAAGGCAATAGTGCTGCTAGCTTGCATGCTGCTTCGCTTGGGCTCGGACCAGCTGTCTCCATACTACCCAATGTTACATCAACGAATCCAAAGACACCGAGCCCGAGCACTAACGAG aaCGCAAAAGATTTTACCGAACCGATTGACAAGGTTCGTGACGATTCTATAAACGATCTGATGGCCACCATTGCCAAATTGGACTCCAATGGGGTGCAAGTGTTGCCAGAGGGCCGCACCAAGACAACGTCGCCACAAGTTCACAGCTCAACCGACCTATCCAATACTCAAGAAG acGACCCGAACGAAGATTGGTGTGCCGTTTGCCTTGACGGTGGAGAGCTCATGTGCTGCGACAAGTGTCCGAAGGTGTTTCATCAGAATTGTCATATACCTGCCATCAGTTCATTGCCAGACGAGAGCGAAAGTTGGCAGTGCCTATTATGCGTGAATCTCAAAGAGCTGGCTAACAATGCGGATAACATACAGAAGGTGCCCGGCGAGCTGAGCCGGCTAGAATTGCAGGTCATGCAAAGGATTTGTCTCGAGCTGTACTGCCAGTATGAGCAGAGTCTACATTTCCGCGAACCAGAACCACCTACAAATACTGCGTATTATGAGATTATTTGCAA ccCCATGTCTTTGGATGTTATACGTACAAGATTGGATCCTTCCAGCCCAAATCATTACAAGGATATCGCTGGCTTTGTATCGGACGTGCgtctaatatttaaaaatacttatcTCTTCTATCAA GAGGATTCAAAAACATTCACAAATGCTAAGTATTTGGAGAACTTTTTCGAAGAACAATTGACCAAATGGCTGCCAAACTTCGCCAACAAGTCCAACAGTATTGCAAATACTAATATCAACAATCTTACAAATACCAGCAATAATAGTGCTTCCACGTCGACAGCAGCATCCCCAGGTCTCATGAATCTAGCAACTGGTGCTCTAGGCTCGCCGGGTAGCATTGCGTCGATGGAGAATGGCAGGAAGAGTTGCAGCGCAGCATTAAGTGGTGACGATGACTCATGCAATCCGCCGAAAAGATCACGTAAACTAACCGAATAG